In Falco naumanni isolate bFalNau1 chromosome 5, bFalNau1.pat, whole genome shotgun sequence, the following are encoded in one genomic region:
- the LOC121089388 gene encoding uncharacterized protein LOC121089388, with the protein MGGRGAVLGGIGLYWGDWAALCCTGGHWAAMGCPELYWGALSCAVLTRTDSEWHWAVLGGTGLACADPCRPGRGWAALHCTGLVWAVLGGTHCTGRHWADLGWRGGGVSGLYWRALGCPERGGWAVLGCTGLACANPCWPGGAWAVLGCTGLACADPCWPGGGLGCTGQHWAALGYTGGQWAVLGCPVLTHTGPGWHWAVLGGTRLPLADLCRPGGGGGGMGGGAGPMSESSEDEEGPEERLEQLMAQAGRELPCWELEQHFAILGELGRGSYGRVVLAQPRDGGPSVVLKLVPKERTGRGAFLRELCLTRCLSHHPCCLRALPPAFETPTHFAFGQERAPAGDLCGLLSPGGPPVPLGAEILMMGTPTSPPGWGAPAPLGVETPTSPPG; encoded by the exons atgggggggaggggagctgtACTAGGGGGCATTGGGCTGTACTGGGGGGActgggctgccctgtgctgtaCTGGGGGGCACTGGGCTGCAATGGGCTGCCCTGAGCTGTACTGGGGggcactgagctgtgctgtgctgaccCGTACTGACTCTGAGTGGCACTGGGCTGTACTGGGGGGCACTGGGCTGGCCTGTGCTGACCCGTGTCGGCCAGggaggggctgggctgccctACACTGTACTGGGCTGGtttgggctgtgctggggggcacTCACTGTACTGGACGGCACTGGGCTGACCTGGGCTGGCGGGGGGGCGGCGTGTCTGGGCTGTACTGGAGGGCACTGGGCTGCCCTGAAAGGGGGGGCTGGGCTGTACTGGGGTGCACTGGGCTGGCCTGTGCCAACCCGTGCTGGCCCGGGGGGGCCTGGGCTGTACTGGGGTGCACTGGGCTGGCCTGTGCCGACCCGTGCTGGCCCGGGGGGGGCCTGGGCTGTactgggcagcactgggctgccctgggctATACTGGGGGGCAATGGGCTGTActgggctgccctgtgctgacCCATACTGGCCCTGGGTGGCACTGGGCTGTACTGGGGGGCACTAGGCTGCCCTTAGCTGATCTGtgccggccgggggggggggggggggggatgggggggggggcagggcccATGTCAGAGTCCAGCGAGGATGAGGAGGGTCCCGAGGAACGGCTGGAGCAGCTGATGGCACAGGCGGGGCGGGAGCTGccatgctgggagctggagcagcacttCGCCATACTGGGAGAACTGGGCAGGGGCAGCTACGGGCGCGTGGTGCTGGCCCAGCCCCGGGATGGGG gcccctcGGTGGTGCTGAAGCTGGTGCCGAAGGAGcgcacggggcggggggcttTCCTGCGCGAGCTCTGCCTCACGCGCTgcctctcccaccacccctgcTGCCTGCGCGCGCTGCCCCCCGCCTTCGAGACCCCCACCCACTTCGCCTTCGGACAGGAGCGGGCCCCCGCCGGGGACCTCTGCGGGCTGCTCAGCCCCGGG GGACCCCCAGTGCCCCTGGGGGCAGAGATCCTCATGATGGGGACCCCCACATCACCCCCAGGATGGggagccccagcacccctgggggTAGAGACCCCCACATCACCCCCAGGATag
- the ZNF628 gene encoding LOW QUALITY PROTEIN: zinc finger protein 628 (The sequence of the model RefSeq protein was modified relative to this genomic sequence to represent the inferred CDS: deleted 1 base in 1 codon) — protein MAGATPPTPPSVSRTGAPDQPYACRECGKAFRWSSRLAHHQRSHTGERPYKCPECPKAFKGSSALLYHQRGHTGERPYACPQCGKAFKRSSLLQTHQRVHTGLRAFECAQCGLTFKWASHYQYHLRQHTGERPYRCPACPKAFKNSSSLRRHRHTHTGERPHACPICGKAFAQATNLRQHQRVHTGERPYACPQCGKTFTHSSNLLLHRRTHAATRPHQCPSCAKAFVSDACLQKHLQSHAAMPPLLPAPTTTPDTLWRCSACPSSTTSEEELLGHQDGHSGTPPAAPHHCPTCGKTFKNSSGLARHRHGHAAERPFKCTLCPKTFTQLAGLLAHQRSHPTAGPPCVSLEAPNPPVAVPEHPRVPPEVPHPPVAPQSATPERPYQCTECGKAFKGSSGLRYHMRDHTGERPYACRECGKAFKRSSLLQTHQRVHTGLRAFECAQCGLTFKWASHYQYHLRQHTDERPYRCPDCPKAFKNTSSLRRHRQLHTGERPHACPVCGKAFAQTSNLRQHQRVHTGERPYACPQCGKAFTHSSNLQLHRRTHSAARPYRCPLCPKAFVMASYLQRHLRTHAPGPRGPRRRPPTPPNEAQTFLLVQTPQGLQLIPSPPPSPPPPPPRKLLLLPTPPAEPPAFTLLPAEGPPAWGGKGPQAVGPPGGGQSILLVPGMGQGLPSIQLQAVAGAPAGTSVIVLRGGISGGGPPRGPQPPEVTGVQLQATEVTNVQLQALPQPLEVTNIQLQAAEMTNVQLQATEVTSVQLQALPPPLDVTNVQLQATEVTNVQLQALPPPSKVTNIQLQATEVPHVHLQATKVPNVHLQATEVTSVQLQALPQPSDVTNIHLQATEVTSVQLQALPPPSKVTNIQLQASEVTNVQLQALSPPLDVTNVHLQATKVPHVHLQATEVPSVHLQATEVTNVQLQALPPPLDVTSVQLQAGEVTNVQLQALPQPLDVTNIQLRALPQPSEVTNIQLQATEVTNVQLQALPPPSKVTNIQLQALPQPLDVTSVHLQATEVTNVQLQALPQPSEVPSVHLQATEVSSVHLQPTEMPNVHLQATEVTNVQLQALPQPSEVPSIHLQATEVSNIQLQTTEVSNVPLQTTEVPDVRLEAAEVPHVHLEATEVPDVHLEVTEVPNIHLEATEVPSVHLETTEVPSVHLEATEVPNIQLQAMEVATIQLQTTEVPSVHLETTEVPNVHLEATEMPNIHLQTTKVANVHLQATEVTDIHHQTVEVPSVHLEEAEVTTVQLQATEVPNIHPQTIEVTNVHLQTAEVPSVCHQTTEVPSIHLQVTELPSIHLQTTEVTDIHLQDTEIPSVHHQMMEVPNIHLKITEVPNDAKMMEVPSDHLQATEVPSTCHKMMEVPNVQLGAMEEVPNVQLKAMEKVPNIQLQPMEVPNTQLKPMEEVPNIQLKTAEVPSVQLQTVEVPNIQEKTMEVPNVQLKTVVEVPNIQVKTMEVPNVQLEPMEEMPNTQLKTMEVPNTQPKPMEEVPDTQLKPTEVPNVQLKAMEEMPNVQLKAMEEMPNVQLKPVEVPNVQLKPVEEVPNVQLKTMEVPNVQLKPTEVPSVHLQAAEVPDVQPQPPEVLLAGGEPSPSPPPPAGSGGVHRGGCPLCCCCGGQVGVLPASACRRWLSCPPPAPPASSWCGGSRGGALLGGSPLPQPGAGLGVGAVVVGQGQDPPPPSCPVSPWFTPSEGGPPDPTPAEPELGEGGRGPTLGGWGRTPRSPPPGPP, from the exons ATGGCGGGAGCAACGCCCCCAACGCCCCCATCCGTCTCCCGCACCGGGGCTCCAGATCAGCCCTACGCCTGCCGGGAATGCGGGAAGGCGTTCCGCTGGTCCTCCCGCCTGGCTCACCACCAACGCAGCCACACGGGCGAACGCCCCTACAAATGCCCCGAGTGCCCCAAAGCCTTCAAGGGCTCCTCCGCCCTCCTCTACCACCAGCGAGGCCACACGGGTGAGCGCCCCTACGCCTGCCCCCAATGCGGCAAAGCCTTCAAACgctcctccctgctccagacCCACCAGCGCGTCCACACGGGGCTCCGCGCCTTCGAGTGCGCCCAGTGCGGCCTCACCTTCAAGTGGGCGTCCCACTACCAGTACCACCTGCGGCAACACACCGGCGAGCGTCCCTACCGCTGCCCCGCATGCCCCAAAGCCTTCAAGAACTCTTCCAGCCTCCGCCGGCACCGGCACACCCACACGGGCGAGCGCCCGCACGCCTGCCCCATCTGCGGCAAGGCCTTCGCCCAAGCAACCAACCTGCGGCAGCACCAGCGGGTGCACACGGGCGAGCGCCCCTACGCCTGCCCCCAGTGCGGCAAGACCTTCACCCACTCCTCCAACCTCCTCCTGCACCGCCGCACCCACGCGGCCACccggccccaccagtgccccaGCTGCGCCAAAGCCTTTGTCTCTGACGCCTGCCTCCAGAAGCACCTGCAGAGCCACGCTGCCATGCCCCCGCTCCTCCCAGCGCCCACCACGACGCCGGACACCCTCTGGAGATGCTCCGCTTGCCCCTCCAGCACCACCAGcgaggaggagctgctgggccACCAAGACGGCCACTCGGGgacccccccggccgccccccacCATTGCCCTACCTGCGGCAAGACCTTCAAGAACAGCTCAGGGTTGGCGCGGCACCGGCACGGCCACGCTGCCGAGCGCCCCTTCAAGTGCACCCTCTGCCCCAAAACCTTCACCCAGTTGGCTGGGCTCTTGGCTCACCAACGCAGCCACCCCACCGCCGGCCCACCCTGTGTGTCCCTCGAAGCTCCTAATCCCCCCGTGGCCGTCCCGGAGCACCCACGGGTGCCCCCCGAGGTTCCTCATCCCCCCGTGGCACCTCAGTCTGCCACCCCGGAGCGTCCTTACCAATGCACCGAGTGCGGCAAAGCCTTCAAAGGCTCCTCGGGGTTGCGGTACCACATGCGGGACCACACGGGTGAGCGCCCCTATGCGTGCCGCGAGTGCGGCAAGGCCTTCAAACGCTCCTCGCTGCTCCAGACCCACCAGCGCGTCCACACGGGGCTCCGCGCCTTCGAGTGCGCCCAGTGTGGCCTCACCTTCAAGTGGGCGTCCCACTACCAGTACCACCTGCGGCAACACACCGACGAGCGTCCCTACCGCTGCCCTGACTGCCCCAAAGCCTTCAAGAACACCTCCAGCCTCCGCCGGCACCGCCAGCTGCACACGGGCGAGCGCCCGCACGCCTGCCCCGTCTGCGGCAAGGCCTTCGCCCAAACCTCCAACCTGCGGCAGCACCAGCGGGTGCACACGGGCGAGCGCCCCTACGCCTGCCCCCAGTGCGGCAAGGCCTTCACCCACTCCTCCAACCTCCAGCTCCACCGCCGCACCCACTCGGCCGCCCGCCCGTATCgctgccccctctgccccaAAGCCTTCGTCATGGCCTCCTACCTCCAGCGCCACCTCCGCACCCacgcccccggcccccgcggcccccgccgaCGCCCCCCAACGCCCCCCAACGAGGCGCAGACCTTCCTGCTGGTGCAGACCCCCCAAGGGCTGCAGCTcatccccagccccccccccagc ccaccaccgccaccaccGCGGAagctcctcctgctgcccacccctcccGCTGAGCCCCCTGCCTTCACCCTGCTGCCCGCCGAGGGTCCCCCGGCGTGGGGGGGGAAGGGTCCCCAAGCGGTGGGACCCCCCGGTGGTGGCCAGAGCATCCTGTTGGTAcctggcatggggcaggggctgcccagcaTCCAGCTCCAGGCAGTGGCAGGGGCACCGGCGGGGACCAGCGTCATTGTGCTGAGGGGTGGCATCAGTGGTGGTGGTCCCCCCCGCGGGCCGCAGCCCCCCGAGGTCACCGGCGTCCAGCTGCAGGCCACCGAGGTGACCAACGTCCAGCTCCAAGCCCTGCCCCAACCCTTGGAGGTCACCAACATCCAGCTGCAGGCCGCTGAGATGACCAATGTCCAGCTGCAGGCCACCGAGGTGACAAGCGTCCAGCTCCAAGCCCTGCCACCACCCTTGGATGTCACCAATGTCCAGCTCCAGGCCACCGAGGTGACCAATGTCCAGCTCCAAGCACTGCCACCACCCTCCAAGGTGACCAACATCCAGCTTCAGGCCACCGAGGTGCCCCATGTCCACCTCCAGGCCACCAAGGTGCCCAACGTCCACCTCCAGGCCACCGAAGTGACAAGCGTCCAGCTCCAAGCCTTGCCCCAACCCTCAGATGTCACCAACATCCACCTCCAGGCCACCGAGGTGACCAGTGTCCAGCTCCAAGCCCTGCCGCCACCCTCCAAGGTGACCAACATCCAGCTCCAGGCCAGTGAGGTGACCAATGTCCAGCTCCAAGCCCTGTCACCACCCTTGGATGTCACCAACGTCCATCTCCAGGCCACCAAGGTGCCCCATGTCCACCTTCAGGCCACTGAGGTGCCCAGTGTCCACCTCCAGGCCACCGAGGTGACCAACGTCCAGCTCCAAGCGCTGCCACCACCCTTGGATGTCACCAGCGTCCAGCTCCAAGCCGGTGAGGTGACCAATGTCCAGCTCCAAGCCCTGCCCCAACCCTTGGACGTCACCAACATCCAGCTCCGAGCCCTGCCACAACCCTCTGAGGTCACCAACATCCAGCTCCAGGCCACCGAGGTGACCAATGTCCAGCTCCAAGCCCTGCCACCACCCTCCAAGGTGACCAACATCCAGCTCCAAGCCCTGCCACAACCCTTGGATGTCACCAGCGTCCACCTCCAGGCCACCGAGGTGACAAATGTCCAGCTCCAAGCCCTGCCACAGCCATCAGAGGTGCCCAGCGTCCATCTCCAGGCCACTGAGGTGTCCAGCGTCCACCTCCAGCCTACTGAGATGCCCAATGTCCACCTCCAGGCCACTGAGGTGACAAATGTCCAGCTCCAAGCCCTGCCACAGCCATCAGAGGTGCCCAGCATCCATCTCCAGGCCACCGAGGTGTCCAACATCCAGCTGCAGACCACAGAGGTCTCCAATGTCCCTCTCCAAACCACAGAGGTTCCTGATGTCCGTCTGGAGGCTGCAGAGGTGCCCCATGTCCATCTGGAGGCCACGGAGGTGCCCGATGTCCATCTGGAGGTCACAGAGGTGCCCAACATCCATCTTGAGGCCACGGAGGTGCCCAGTGTCCATCTGGAGACCACGGAGGTGCCCAGTGTCCATCTGGAAGCCACGGAGGTGCCCAACATCCAGCTCCAGGCCATGGAGGTGGCCACCATCCAGCTGCAGACCACAGAGGTGCCCAGCGTCCATCTCGAAACCACTGAGGTGCCCAACGTCCATCTTGAAGCCACAGAGATGCCCAACATCCATCTCCAAACCACGAAGGTGGCCAATGTCCACCTCCAGGCCACCGAGGTGACGGACATCCATCACCAAACTGTAGAGGTGCCCAGTGTCCATCTTGAGGAGGCAGAGGTGACAACTGTCCAGCTGCAAGCCACTGAGGTGCCCAACATCCATCCCCAGACCATAGAGGTGACAAATGTCCACCTCCAGACTGCTGAGGTGCCCAGTGTGTGTCACCAAACCACCGAGGTGCCCAGCATCCATCTCCAAGTCACTGAGTTGCCCAGCATCCATCTCCAGACCACAGAGGTGACCGACATCCATCTCCAAGACACTGAGATACCCAGTGTCCATCACCAGATGATGGAGGTGCCCAACATCCATCTCAAGATCACGGAGGTGCCCAACGATGCGAAGATGATGGAGGTGCCCAGTGACCATCTCCAGGCCACTGAAGTGCCCAGCACCTGTCACAAAATGATGGAGGTGCCCAACGTCCAACTCGGGGCCATGGAGGAGGTGCCCAATGTCCAGCTCAAGGCCATGGAAAAGGTGCCCAACATCCAACTCCAGCCCATGGAGGTGCCCAACACCCAACTCAAGCCCATGGAAGAGGTGCCCAACATCCAGCTTAAGACCGCGGAGGTGCCCAGTGTCCAACTTCAGACCGTGGAGGTGCCCAACATCCAAGAAAAGACCATGGAGGTGCCCAATGTCCAACTCAAGACTGTAGTAGAGGTGCCCAACATCCAAGTAAAGACCATGGAGGTGCCCAACGTCCAACTCGAGCCCATGGAGGAGATGCCCAACACCCAACTCAAGACCATGGAGGTGCCCAACACCCAACCGAAGCCCATGGAGGAGGTGCCCGACACTCAACTCAAGCCCACGGAGGTGCCCAACGTTCAACTCAAGGCCATGGAAGAGATGCCCAACGTTCAACTCAAGGCCATGGAAGAGATGCCCAATGTCCAACTTAAGCCCGTGGAGGTGCCCAATGTCCAACTCAAGCCCGTGGAAGAGGTGCCCAACGTCCAACTCAAGACCATGGAGGTGCCCAACGTACAGCTGAAGCCCACGGAGGTGCCCAGTGTCCACCTCCAGGCTGCAGAGGTCCCCGATGTCCAGCCGCAGCCCCCCGAGGTGCTCCTGGCGGGGGGGGAGccgtccccctcccccccccccccggctggcAGTGGTGGGGTCCaccgggggggctgccccctgtgctgctgctgcgggggaCAGGTGGGGGTCCTGCCCGCCTCTGCCTGCAGGCGCTGGCTCAGCTGCCctcccccggctccccccgcctcctcctggtgcggggggagccgggggggggcactgctggggggcagccccctaccccagcccggggcggggctgggggtgggagcggtggtggtgggacagggacaggacCCCCCGCCCCCGAGCTGCCCAGTGTCCCCCTGGTTCACACCTTCTGAGGGGGGACCCCCGGACCCCACCCCCGCGGAgccagagctgggggaggggggcaggggtcCCactttgggggggtggggccggacccccaggagcccccccccgggacccccatGA
- the LOC121088289 gene encoding soluble scavenger receptor cysteine-rich domain-containing protein SSC5D-like, translating to MEAVRSIDCVSGAAEGSRPCVFYTPRLRRRDFGTDFGRNVLADHTQLGLPLAPGTFTQPKAYGTSMRVSRCHLLSLPSHLAGARLLIYLVCFCGADVSEQHRVRLVNGSNRCVGRVEVFHDEKWGTVCDDGWDLHDATVVCKELGCEAALSAPGSAHFGPGSDPIWLDDVHCVGTESSLTQCQFSNWGEHNCHHNEDAGVVCLGTDPLEVRVRDGLGPCAGRVEVLSNTTWYGVCGSSWSLLEAEVVCRQLGCGPAQSAPTGAQFSPGDGRALLEGLRCRGTEGLLLECQQKEMGPGACRQGSAAGVVCAMPKDLMQSCSVLGGLLGTEAMLCGVLLVLYLWARYGRRAGRSLDKMLTKKTEDTGVASQA from the exons ATGGAGGCCGTCAGAAGCATTGACTGTGTCTCCGGAGCCGCTGAGG GATCCAGGCCCTGTGTTTTCTACACGCCACGGCTTCGGCGACGTGACTTCGGGACAGACTTTGGGCGGAACGTGCTGGCTGAT CACACCCAGCTCGGCTTGCCGCTCGCTCCGGGGACCTTCACCCAGCCGAAGGCGTATGGGACGAGCATGAGGGTTTCCAGATGTCAcctcctgtccctgcccagccacctCGCAGGAGCACGGCTCCTCATCTACCTGGTTTGCTTCTGTG GTGCGGACGTGTCGGAGCAGCACCGAGTGCGGCTGGTGAACGGCTCAAACCGGTGCGTGGGACGAGTCGAGGTCTTTCATGATGAGAAGTGGGGAACCGTCTGCGATGATGGCTGGGACCTCCACGATGCCACCGTCGTTTGCAAGGAGCTGGGCTGTGAGGCAGCGCTGTCTGCACCGGGCTCAGCTCATTTTGGACCAGGCTCTGATCCCATCTGGCTGGACGATGTTCACTGCGTGGGGACGGAGTCTTCCCTCACCCAGTGCCAGTTCAGCAACTGGGGAGAGCACAACTGCCACCACAACGAGGATGCTGGCGTGGTGTGCCTGG GCACGGACCCCTTGGAGGTGCGGGTGCGGGACGGCCTCGGTCCCTGCGCGGGGCGGGTGGAAGTGCTCTCCAACACTACCTGGTACGGGGTGTgcggcagcagctggagcttgCTGGAAGCTGAGGtggtctgcaggcagctgggctgtgggccAGCCCAGTCGGCGCCCACCGGAGCCCAGTTCAGCCCTGGGGACGGCCGTGCCTTGCTGGAGGGGCTGAGATGCCGGGGGACTGAGGGGCTGCTCCTGGAGTGCCAGCAGAAGGAGATGGGGCCGGGGGCATGCCGGCAGGGCTCGGCGGCCGGCGTGGTGTGCGCGATGCCCAAGG ACCTCATGCAATCCTGTTCGGTGCTGGGGGGCCTGCTTGGCACCGAGGCGATGCTCTGCGGCGTCCTGCTGGTTCTCTACCTGTGGGCGAGGTACGGAAGGCGGGCCGGACGCTCCCTAG ACAAGATGCTTACAAAGAAGACTGAGGACACCGGTGTGGCATCCCAGGCTTAG